From the genome of Triticum aestivum cultivar Chinese Spring chromosome 3B, IWGSC CS RefSeq v2.1, whole genome shotgun sequence, one region includes:
- the LOC123070691 gene encoding ubiquitin domain-containing protein 2: protein MGCAGSTPKSDDSSKKLKKTKPWKHTQSITPAQLKQMREEFWDTTPHYGGQKEIWDALRAAAEADLSLAQTIVDSAGIIVSNSDMTLCYDERGAKYELPKYVLSEPTNFIREE, encoded by the exons ATAGCAGTAAGAAGCTGAAAAAAACAAAGCCTTGGAAGCACACTCAGTCAATTACACCAGCACAACTCAAACAGATGCGCGAAGAATTCTGGGACACTACTCCTCACTATGGTGGACAGAAAG AGATCTGGGATGCACTTCGGGCCGCTGCAGAAGCTGATTTATCTCTTGCGCAAACCATAGTAGACAGTGCTGGCATCATTGTCTCAAATTCTGACATGACACTCTGCTACGACGAAAGAG GTGCCAAATACGAACTACCAAAGTACGTTCTGAGCGAGCCGACTAATTTCATCCGGGAGGAATGA